ACCTCCGGGATGTGACTGTAGAACGTCACGGGGGCCCCCTCCCCTATTACAAGCGCCCACTGTCCTCAAAGGAGTTTGAAGAAGTGAGCAGGATGATCTCCGAGCATGCACTGCCTCAAGTCAGTGGACTCCTCCATCGCTGTTGCTACTACAAGGAGAAGAACCTGGTGTCCATGACCACTGCCCCCCGGGGCCTGCGCTCAGGGGACCGGGCCACCTGGTTTGGGATCTACTACAATGTCTCAGGGGCTGGCTTCTTCCTCCATCCTGTGGGGCTGGAGCTGCTGGTGGACCATGGGGCCCTGGACCCTGCTCAGTGGAGAGTTCAGCAGGCCTTCTACAATGGTCGGTACTATGAGAGCCTGGAGGCCCTCGAAAGAGAGTTTGAGGGAGGCCGGGTGGAAGTTGTAGAGATAGCACCCCCCGGCTCCAAGGCATTTTCATCCCTCAGGCCCCGAGTCTCCCCAGCTGCTTCTCCCCCCCTGCAGTTCTCTCCCCAGGGCCTCAGATACCATGTCCAAGGCAGCCAGGTGGCCTCCCCTCTCTGGACCTTCACCTTTAGCTTGGAGTTGTTCAATGGCCTGAGGATTTTTGACATCCGGTTCCAAGGGGAGCGCGTGGCCTATGAGGTGGGCCTCCAGGAGGCTTTGACCATCTATGGCGGCAACTCCCCAGCAGCCATGACAACTCGCTATTTAGATGGAAATTTTGGCATGGGCCTGTTCTCCACACCGTTGACTCGAGGAGTGGACTGTCCATACTTGGCCACCTATGTGGACTGGGACTTCCTCGCAGATTCTAGGACTCCAAGGACTGTCCGCGATGCTCTGTGCATATTTGAACAGAACCAGGGCATCCCCTTGCGGCGGCATTATTCTGATATTTTCTCCTACTACTATGGGGGTCTCCCAGCAACAGTGTTGATTGTCAGATCTGTGTCCACTCTACTCAACTATGATTACGTGTGGGACATGGCCTTCCACCCCAATGGAGCCATAGAAGTCAAGTTTCATGCCACCGGCTATATTAGCTCATCCTTTTTATTTGGCGCTGGCCGAAGATATGGGAACCAGGTTGGGGAGCACACCTTAGGGAACATCCATACCCATGCTGCTAACTTCAAAGTTGATCTGGATGTGGCAGGTGAGGGGGTCTTGTAGGCTTCTGGGGGAGAGGTGCTAAGGGAAAAGGGCATAGGTTTGAATTCTCATCTTCTGCTTTATGCTCGATAACTTGAAGTAATCAATCCATTAATTTTTTCATCAAGCGTTGGTCAAGCATTTACTGTgtgaaaagaacaaaaaccagGTAAAATGTCAGATAAATAGAAACCCTCTGGAAGCTTATGGTCTAATGGGGAGATAAGATGGGGACATAAAAATACCCATGATTGAAAGTAGAGGGTCACTTATGCTGTTGTGTAAAATGTTGCATAAATTCACTGAAGAGAGAGATCACTTCTAGCTGGAGAAATGAGAAAGTTTCATGGAGGTCAAAAGAATTTGAACTGGGTTTTAAATGTCAGGTGAAGTgaggtgaagaaggaaaaaaggacatTCCAGGAGAGAACAGTGAGCTAAGGCACAGAGTTAGGGAACACAGGGTGTGTAAGAAGAGTCGGGAACAGTGCAAAATCTAGTTTGACTGGAAGCATAGGATACAATTAGGGGAACTGTAGGAGATTTAAGTTGGGGAAAGTTGGTGTCAACTAGACTGTAAGGACCTTGAATGTCAGCATGAGAATATTATTTTGCTGGTTGCTCAAAGCtatatattaggaaaattattttttaaaaaactatttgaacTATGATTTAagtatattcttttgtttctcatGATCTTGGGGATCAAAGTTAGCTGgtgattttctatttgatttcttGTTCTTCAACCTCAGAGCACCTGAAAAGACTTCTTATATAAGACATTTTACATGTTAGAGTCATGGGAAATATTATGGCTTAGGAAACAGTCTAACctgtgatctcatttttctttcctggcTTCTCTGGAGGATTGTGAGTGTTTCCCAAGTCTAACAAGCCCCAAAACTCATGATTTTTGCTCCTATTGGCCCTGATTTCTGCAACCAGAGCAGAGTAGGGGTCACTGGCTTTGGATTTTGCTGGGTACTACATTCCAACAGCAATCTCCCAAGAGATTTGGCAAGGAGGCATATGTGGAGAAAAATTGGGCACAGAAAAAAGTCAATTTTTGTTACCAGGAAATATCTACCTTTCTCTCACTTATTCTTTCCCCTCCAATACAGTATATTTAGCTAAGAGGGGAGGTGTGATAAATGATAATGTGCACATTTGTACTTTGTAGAATCTAAAATTTCAAATTGGGAGAGATTTCAGGGGCTATCATGttcactctctcattttacataagaagAGACTaaaacccagagaagttaagtgacttgcccataagGCTTTCTTAATTTGAATTCCACATATCTTCAAAGAAGTCTCTGGTAGTTGTCATCAATCTCTCCATGACTTTTCTAATGTATCTTGATTTCCTTGACTTTGGCTTCTGTATGTATagcatagtatatatgtataactgtataaaaatgtcatttcccTATGaagaatagtctttttttttcttacatctttGATCTGTCATTTCTTGACTTCGTTGTAGACAAGTGGCTTTTAGCAAAatacatggcacatagtaggcaaaaATGCTTATGGACTGACAGACTGAACATGCTATTGGTCACTACttgttaaaaatatcttttaaaaagggCTTTGTGATTCAGCTGTGTGTGTTGTCTCCACCTTACATGGGCAAATTCTTGAAAGAAAGATCAGGTACCAGATGAAGAGTAGTATTGGAGCATCTGGGATTATTACTGAGGTTAAGAATTACCGAGGAAAGAACACCTCCAAACTTTGGCACAATTTTGCCATTTTAGCAAAGGAATAGAGGAGGTTATAGGAAGGTATGAGATTTTGTTGGTTTTaggtcatttcagttgtatccagcTCTtcgtgaccttatttggggtttacttggcaaagatattggagcgctttatttaccatttctttttccagctcatttttacagatgaagagctgaggcaaatagggttaagtgatttgcctagaaaGAAGAATCTTCATGAATTTAGGTCTAGCATATTATCtcttgtgtcacctagctgccaaaGAAGGCATGAGGTATTTGTAATTTAATCCTGTATTAATCTTTGATTCTACCCCACTTTCTTCCCCAGCCTTGGGGTTATTGAACTGGGTAGTCCAGAAAATAACTATGTAGATGATTAACTACGATCCTTCTCCTTAACTTTGTAGGACAGGAGAACTGGCTGGTGGCAGAGGACATGGCATTTGAGCCTAGGCTGGTACCCTGGAGCCCAGAGCATGAGATACAGCTGATGCGGCTGACTCAAAAAACACTGGAAAGCGAAGACCAGGCCACTTTTCCCTTTGGGAGCACCACTCCTCGATACCTCTACCTGGCTAGCAATCGGACCAACTCCTGGGGTCACCGTCGGGGATACCGGATCCAGCCCATCAACTTCGCAGGGCAGCCACTGCCCCCGGAAAGCGACATAGAAAGAGCCTGCAGCTGGGGGAGGTCAGGGATTGGGCTAGCCTGTGGGGGGAAGGGTGCAGGTACTCTAGGTCTATACTATGGAGAAACTGGCTACATAAGCAGTACAGGATATGAGGATGGTAGATCTTGGGAAGATACAAAACTGGGTGAGTCAAAGAGCTCACCTCATCAGTTTTTCTAGAGATCCTTGGGTATATGAGAGAGATTTCTACCTGCCTGGAATGGGGATGGGGCCATCCTGCCAAGAGACAGGGGAACAATCCAGTAGAGTCTAGGAAAGCATTGTAAAATCCCAGGATAAGGTGAACAATTCTAGAGTAATaatggaaaaggggagaggaagaagggacaaCCTGAAAATCCTTGTTCCTTTTTCATACTCCCTTCTGGTGGGATCATAGCATCTTCCACCTGGGAGCTCTGATCATAGTCCCTGATTAGGTACCAACTGGCAGTGAcacagaggaaggaggaagaaccTTCAAGTACCAGTATCTATAATCAGAATGATCCCTGGACTCCTACTCTGAACTTCACTGATTTCATCAACAATGAAACCATAGCAGGCAAGGTAGGCAACCTGTGGGGCAAGAGGAGAGGGTGGGAGAGCAAGGGTGGCTGAATCTCCTTCCCTATGGTTTTCTCTCTGTCAAACTAAATTCTCATAGAGGGTGTCCCCAAAGTGTTAATTATAATAAGTATAATACTTAAAAGAACAGTAAGATGTGGGATACTCTGATTAAATTTAGATAGAATAGTGGGTTCCCTAGAACAAAAGTGTCAAATCTGCCTACCTGTCTGGGCCACATGTGACTCACAGCATCCACTAGGCTGCTtcaatcagattaaaatgtcattgagaaatatttaacaaaacaaataaaaaacgaCGGTACAGAAATAATGTTAatgtgtagttttctaagtcaatatgctgccTATATGGTTCCTTATATTGGGGCCTTCTATTTGAGTTTTTCAGAGAGCCCCTCCTGACTATAGAATATAGCTGATTTTTGCCTTCCTTAAACTTCAGAGAAGTTCTTCATTAGCCCTTTATCTTCCCACACCCTGTCTTGAGCCAGTGTTTGGTAATAGCATGACCTTACTTATGAGACTGGTGTGCTGAGGGTAGTGAGTagaatatatttcctttcttgGAAGTTCCCACTGGCTCTGCCATGATCTGGTGTACGCTCTCCTCCTAATGCATGCTTCTTTCCAGATACTCCCACTATACACAGCACTCTCTTTGACTTCCCTTGTCTTtcctcaaatagaaatgattctTAAGACAGAAATGCAGATGAGACTAAGCTTGGAGGTCCAGATCTGGGCTCACCAAGCAGATTCTCTGGATAAGTACAGTGGGGGAGAAGGGCATGAGTTCCTGTGATTTTTCCATAGGCCATTTGTTACCCACCCTCCAATCCCCCCCCCATGTCTGAAATGCACTCCCCACTCCCCTCTACCTCTAAGAgcccttccctcccttcaaaaTATCTGCAGGGACCATCTCCTGGAGGTTTATTCACATATTCCCTATGTTTCCATTACTCTACATTTACTTTGTATACTTTATTTATACTGTATAATGCCCTTTCCTCccctagaatgtaaactccttgggggattggtcatttttgtctttatctccaACACCAAGGTCATAGTAAGTACATAAGTACCGTTGCAAGTCCTGCTTTGGAGGCAGCTAGGGGACAAAGTGCTGGAAGACCTAAATTCCACTTTTGCCTCAGGCActggctagctgtgtgatcctgggcaagtcactgaagctGTTTGCCTTTAtcctctggaaaaagaaatggcaaaccccatATGGAGGGAGGAGTTAGACACGACTAGACAACAGCTAGGGGAGAGGGACATAGGAAGCACTACCAGCTGATGGGGGGAGGCATCCGGGCCCCCCATGCCCATCACCACACCTATAGCACTGTCTGGGTGTCCCTTTAGAGCAAAAGCAGAGTGAGAGGCCATTTGTAAATactgtttacatatatacataaatagagTTAGGTGGGGGTTCTTTGGGTTCATTGGGAAAGGGTGTTTGGCAGGATTGAGGTTCCCGAAAGGGGGAGTTACTTTGCCAGACTGGCTCCTCCCTTCCAGGGAATGGCTTCTTCATCTCTGGTTCCTTCCTCTTGTCTCCTCCTCCAGGACCTGGTCGCTTGGGTGACCGTTGGCTTTTTGCACATTCCTCATGCAGAGGACATTCCTAACACACTGACCGTGGGGAATGGCGTTGGCTTCTTCCTTCGACCCTATAACTTCTTTAACGAGGATCCCTCTGTCCAGTCTCCTGATGCCGTCTACTTTCAGAATGACCAGGATGCCGGGCTCTGCAAGGTCAACCCTGTTTCCTGCCTTTCAGAGACTGCTGCCTGTGCTCCTGACCTCCCTGGTTTCACCCACGGTGGCTTCAGAACAGAGTTTTAGAGCCTGGCTGCGAACCTGGGCATCCAGCTAGGGAGGAGAGCAGGAGCCCTGGATCCCGTGCAGCGATACCAGGCCCAGCTCTGTAGCTGCCCTCTCCACCGTTGCCAGgctcctttttcttccctgaatGTGCCACTGCGTTTTTGCCAATCAGTGAAGACTCAGTCAGTCTCATTTTTTCTAAAACATGTTGAATTCCTGcttcagagaggaaagagaagagtatCCTCCCTGACCTTGAAGGGATGACCAAACTGTGACCTAAAACGCttaatcttttccctcttttgactTCTCCAGATTTGCTGCAATCACAAGGCTGTCCTGCTTCCTTCCTTATTCTGGGACATGAGGGATAAAGCTGTTCAGGGgctggggggggaaggggagctATGCTGTGGAGGGGGATATGTATAAGGGAAGGAGTCTCCCCAGAACCAGGTATTTCTGTGGACTCCAGGGCAGTCTCATCTAAGCCTGTATTTACAGAGCTGTTGGAAATATCATTTGTCTCTTCTCCAGCTAtaattctccttttatttttccaacttctTGGGATTTACATTTATTCAATCATCttctagtatttattaagcagctgctatgtgtcaggcactgtgctagacagagaaagaaataatccctactctcaagaatCCCAGACTCTGACATTTCATAagatgtaagatccttgaggggcAGGGatcatttccccccccctttttttagtCTGTATCCCTAgggcctagcatagtgcctggctttCAGTAAGTGCTTACAAATGCTTTCAGATTTTTCTGCCAGTGCCAGGAGGATGAGATTCTATGCCAGGGGTGCCCTTGCCATTTGTACTCCCCTCCCACCTCATCCCATCTCTCATCACCTTAATGTCTGTCCTCTTCTTCCTGTGGTTCTAAAAGTACAATGACTGGTGATGTTTTTGGTGAGAAGATAATTCTTATTTAGCCCTCTATAAAGATCCCCTCCCCATCATCTCTTTGTCCATATGTGTCAATATGAGGGGAGGGGGTTATGTAGAGATCTTTGTCACTCTCAGATgtaataaaaattctctaatgaATCTTATATTGTTTATACTATCCCAATAAATTCCTTCTGGGTCCTTAACTTTTCCAAGAATAGTGTGAATTTATTGGTATTTGTTtgtgaaatgataaaagaaagttCAGAGTAACAGCAGCAGCTTAAATCAGAAAATTTTGGATGGCAATAAGAAGGGTTTATTTGCTCTTAGTGCTGTGGAATTGAATGCTCTTTAGATCAACTGACGTAAACAAAAACCTATAATAAATAATTACTCTGACCTCAATATCTTGCTGTCCAATCTAGTGAAGGGATGCAAATGAGCTCAAGTTTTACCATGTTGGGATTGGTTTAGCTTCATCTGAGCTAACTCCCAtccacctcctcttcctccctcaatCTCCCCAGTGACCTCACATCACCTATAGCTTCTTGGAATGACTGCACATTTAAATTGGGTAATAAACAGGAACTGAGATATTTATTCTTGAGGGGGCAGATGGGCAAGaaccaggaaaaataatttgtccaCATTCTTAGGAAACTCATGAGGCTTCTGGCACCTGCTACATGTACCTTCCTTTGGTTTCTATcttggaaaaattttaatttttgttagcaGATTTGTCCTGGGAATATACGCATGGGATGGATGCATAGAGGGGAGCCTTTCTCCATCCTTCAGTCTTAAGCTCTCACATACAGTAATATAGTCCCATGTGCTGTTTGTGTTGTGGGAGAGGGCACATCAATCAAAGTAGCAGAGAAGCTCCAGTGTATGAGCAGACACCATTCTGATCACAAACAGCATCCATCAATGTCctgtttttatttccaattcCCTTTTCTTAAAGGGAGGGTGTAAATAGAGAGCTGACCCAGGAAtcaggaccagagttcaaatccagcttcagatactagctgtgtgatcctaggcaagtcatacaaccctgcttgcctcagtttccccatttgtaaaatgagctggagaaggaaatggcaaatcatcccagtttctctgccaagaaaatcccaaatggggttattaagagttggacaagactgaataACTACAACTTCTGTTGAAATTTTACTACACTCTTATTTCTATCCTCAGTCCTAGAAAAGTGAAAGGAGACAAGAGGGCAAGCCATTGAGTTAGGGAGAGGAATTGGGGTTAATGTGATGAGATTTCAGGGAGAAAATGAAAGCAGGGGAAGCTCACTTATCATATATGTCTCTTAACCACAAAAAAGAGCAGGAGTGTTTTCTGTGGCAGATTTTCCACTTAAAGCTTTTTTCCTGGTCTTTTAGCTTCCTGTGCCATAGATAGAGGGCCtgaatagatatatatatatagatagatagatacacatatacacacatatataatttttaacttCCTATGCCTCCTTTATATGTCTTTATCTTTTGTTATCAACACATACAGATTTGTTACCATATTCATTCTCATCATCCTAAATTCTAAGGTAACATATAAGTGTTTAGAAATTCTTTCCTTAATGACAAATTGAaaactttctcatttatttttcaattagatCTGAATGTGCTTCTTCCACCACCAATTTAAAAGGATACCTCTTTTTAATTCCCATAAGCAGTTTCTCtcatttctatatataaatacCAAACTTAACTAAATATTAAAATTGCAAGTTATATACATAGACCTAAATGATTACTTACAATGTTTTAACTATGAGAAAGATCACAGTTACCTCCATCATTACAGCCTCTGATAACTTCTTACTTCTGAAATAATAGTTCTATCATTCTATTCACTCTTGATACAAATTAACATCATCCTCTTCTCACCagaagagttctttttattttcatttctcttaagcCATCACTTTTAACAGCCTCTCTAGAATAAGTAATTTTGtaattcaagattcttttctcttaaagatataataatagtatctcaAAGCTACAGTAGCAGCATAATCTCTGCGGGAAAAGCTATTGGAACTGACATTTCTCCAGACTCAGCTCAGGTGCCACTTCATACACAAagttttccttcctctccatactccaataattttatatttattttatctgttaCAAGTACTTTAAAATGCTTTCAGGTTTCTGTTCTTTCagataattcatatttcttttattctcacaTCTAGTAGAATACAGGCCTCTTGAGGGCACGAACTTTTTCTTGGTATCCTACAAAATCTAGCATAGTATCTTGCAAATATTTAATAGATACTTGATTAATTCCTGGTGAACTGCCTGAGAAGCCCTTCTTAGAGAGTTTTAGACATAGTACTTATCTAAATCCACCAGAAAAAGCAAACAGTTTCAGAAGAATCCATAATAGAAAGCGGGAAAGTAGTCAGATAAATTTGGCTAAAAGAAATATACAGAGGAATCTGTAAACCAAAGTCCTATAGACATGTGCATCTATCGTTGCACATGAGTATACAGAGGGATCTGCACTTTGTTCATATATACACGAGAAGCGCACACAAACACAATGATTTCCCTCAATATTAAGGGTCATCATTTTATCCTACTACCTAGAACTAATTACTCCCAAATCACCCTTTTTCCTATTTGTCCCTTCCACATTTTAATGCTTGGTTAGTGGACAAAATTTTAAGatggttatttctttttttcccccatttttttttatttaagctttttatttacaaaacatatgcaatggtaatttttcaacattgactcttacaaaactttctgttccatctcctcccctagatggcaggtaatccaatacatgttaaatatgttaaatacaatgtatgtatacatatttgtacactTATCTTGCTATATCTGAAAAATCGgatctacaaagaaaaaaaaaaaacctgagaaagaaaaaatgcaaagtatgaaaatgatat
The Sminthopsis crassicaudata isolate SCR6 chromosome 4, ASM4859323v1, whole genome shotgun sequence genome window above contains:
- the LOC141539231 gene encoding amine oxidase [copper-containing] 3-like isoform X1, with protein sequence MFSGISAVWQLCPVARHITPSTALAWRYPPPHPPFYLGLTVHVAMNLRTALVLLVISIITIFALVCVLLTGRGGGQPRPPPQCSPLKAQKSQLRPHPDPSRLFSDLSQEELVSVMDFLTQRLGSGLVDANLAKPSDNSVYSVQLQLPTKAAALAHLDRGGPPPPREALAIVFFGHQAQPNVSELVVGPLPNPAYLRDVTVERHGGPLPYYKRPLSSKEFEEVSRMISEHALPQVSGLLHRCCYYKEKNLVSMTTAPRGLRSGDRATWFGIYYNVSGAGFFLHPVGLELLVDHGALDPAQWRVQQAFYNGRYYESLEALEREFEGGRVEVVEIAPPGSKAFSSLRPRVSPAASPPLQFSPQGLRYHVQGSQVASPLWTFTFSLELFNGLRIFDIRFQGERVAYEVGLQEALTIYGGNSPAAMTTRYLDGNFGMGLFSTPLTRGVDCPYLATYVDWDFLADSRTPRTVRDALCIFEQNQGIPLRRHYSDIFSYYYGGLPATVLIVRSVSTLLNYDYVWDMAFHPNGAIEVKFHATGYISSSFLFGAGRRYGNQVGEHTLGNIHTHAANFKVDLDVAGQENWLVAEDMAFEPRLVPWSPEHEIQLMRLTQKTLESEDQATFPFGSTTPRYLYLASNRTNSWGHRRGYRIQPINFAGQPLPPESDIERACSWGRYQLAVTQRKEEEPSSTSIYNQNDPWTPTLNFTDFINNETIAGKDLVAWVTVGFLHIPHAEDIPNTLTVGNGVGFFLRPYNFFNEDPSVQSPDAVYFQNDQDAGLCKVNPVSCLSETAACAPDLPGFTHGGFRTEF
- the LOC141539231 gene encoding amine oxidase [copper-containing] 3-like isoform X2, producing the protein MAFEPRLVPWSPEHEIQLMRLTQKTLESEDQATFPFGSTTPRYLYLASNRTNSWGHRRGYRIQPINFAGQPLPPESDIERACSWGRYQLAVTQRKEEEPSSTSIYNQNDPWTPTLNFTDFINNETIAGKDLVAWVTVGFLHIPHAEDIPNTLTVGNGVGFFLRPYNFFNEDPSVQSPDAVYFQNDQDAGLCKVNPVSCLSETAACAPDLPGFTHGGFRTEF